The following coding sequences are from one Schizosaccharomyces osmophilus chromosome 1, complete sequence window:
- a CDS encoding ER ubiquitin family protein, which translates to MTEMSEYKIRVTTVDQKVGIFQVARDKTVLDLKNIIAPTFEAPVDRLKLIYAGRVLRNETILFTILNDVTDLVTFHLVISIISSLPLSSSAPTEQSFSQLAPFPRQQEAHPPSSSSLSVQPSRTITSLNPEELSQRERAQHLFSNYQRVGRTAGIHGMFPNMIQRIESSGLVPSAPSMPQTQDSIPNNLPSPNESSMNPFIQLLSSQRQIPIPNPTTTTTTSVTSVPDRNVTMVVASSVQGRNGTPHTSPIPNGISTLPFGQNNGGNSPQIPANHASPSPESNTQRLPTVDNLLHTDHLHRPSFVGNFSSPPVSSNPQRLPNELPGRFSVNSHPHAGSLNLPFTGGNLTSTGGFTTDAPQLLPIYYQTVFYNGSYYLQQMPSTNTFSPLPFHPVGSGLPPVISPYGIMQNQQTGECAYLLSPSSERSSLQVQPMTFQNLRRFQLFTSSVLSPFTHTFENIRRHFRLFIRLALFCALATYNDSLPHTMLLTSIMAFVFLLQAGALSPIINENRTLQTALEYVRNVQNEYRQRRSGSNPEVIEVANAPPSENQENVTSETQRRRTDTEYTRLQRFLRSVRGTMIAFASSFVPRS; encoded by the coding sequence ATGACGGAAATGAGTGAGTACAAAATTCGAGTGACTACTGTCGATCAGAAAGTGGGAATTTTCCAGGTTGCACGAGACAAAACAGTTTTGGATCTGAAAAACATTATCGCTCCTACCTTTGAAGCACCCGTCGATCGTCTCAAGCTGATTTATGCTGGAAGAGTTTTGCGAAACGAAACAATTCTATTTACTATTCTGAATGATGTTACCGATCTGGTAACTTTTCATCTGGTTATAAGCATAATCAGTAGCTTACCTCTGTCTTCAAGCGCTCCCACTGAGCAGAGTTTTTCGCAATTGGCTCCATTCCCTAGACAACAAGAAGCTCATCCTccttcgtcttcttctctCTCCGTTCAGCCATCACGAACGATAACCAGTTTGAATCCTGAAGAGCTCTCTCAGCGCGAGCGAGCTCAACATTTATTCTCAAATTATCAGCGCGTCGGAAGAACTGCTGGAATTCACGGAATGTTCCCAAATATGATTCAGCGTATTGAAAGCAGCGGACTAGTGCCATCTGCCCCATCTATGCCACAAACCCAAGACAGTATTCCAAACAATTTACCTTCTCCTAATGAATCTTCTATGAATCCTTTTATCCAGCTTTTAAGCTCTCAGCGACAAATCCCCATCCCCAACCCAACTACTACGACTACAACTTCCGTAACATCTGTTCCCGATCGCAACGTCACTATGGTTGTTGCATCAAGCGTACAGGGTCGAAATGGTACACCACATACAAGTCCTATACCGAATGGTATATCCACCCTTCCTTTTGGTCAAAATAATGGAGGAAACTCCCCCCAAATACCCGCAAATCATGCTTCTCCCTCTCCTGAAAGCAATACACAACGATTGCCGACTGTTGACAATCTTCTGCATACTGATCATCTCCATAGGCCTTCCTTTGTTGGTAACTTTTCTTCGCCACCCGTTTCAAGTAATCCCCAGAGGCTACCTAATGAATTACCCGGACGTTTTTCAGTAAACTCCCATCCACATGCCGGTTCCCTAAATTTGCCTTTTACAGGTGGTAATTTAACTTCTACCGGTGGCTTTACTACAGATGCTCCTCAGTTGCTTCCGATATACTATCAAACTGTATTTTATAATGGATCTTACTATTTACAGCAAATGCCCTCTACCAATACTTTCTCTCCTTTGCCATTTCATCCTGTGGGATCGGGACTTCCCCCTGTTATTTCACCTTATGGTATTATGCAGAATCAACAAACAGGCGAATGCGCATACTTATTATCCCCAAGTTCTGAACGTTCTTCTTTACAAGTGCAACCAATGACTTTTCAGAATCTGAGACGCTTCCAACTATTTACATCTAGTGTATTATCTCCTTTTACCCAtacctttgaaaatataagaagacattttcgtttatttattcGTCTGGCTTTATTCTGTGCCTTGGCTACTTATAATGACTCTTTACCGCATACCATGCTATTAACGTCCATTATGgctttcgtttttcttctacaGGCTGGCGCACTTAGCCCGattattaatgaaaatCGAACACTGCAAACAGCTTTGGAATATGTTCGAAATGTTCAGAACGAATATCGTCAACGTCGTAGTGGAAGCAACCCTGAGGTTATTGAAGTTGCGAATGCCCCGCCGAGtgaaaatcaagaaaacgTAACTTCAGAAACGCAGCGAAGAAGGACGGATACAGAATATACTCGACTTCAAAGGTTTCTTAGATCCGTAAGGGGTACCAtgattgcttttgcttcaaGTTTTGTCCCAAGAAGCTAA